The sequence GAAGAAGATCATGGACGTCATCCGTGGGCGAGTGCTTGCCGTGGGTGTCTTTGTCGACGCACCGCCCGAGGAGGTGCATGCGATTACCAATGAGCTTAGGTTGGAACTCGTGCAGCTCAGTGGGAATGAAACTGCCAACCAAGTGAGCGAGCTGAAAGCACAGCTCGGCCAGACGCCTATCATGCAGGCCGTGCGCGTCGGTCCGCAGGGGGACCACGAGGTGCTAGCACATCTGGCCGCGTGCCGGGATCTTGGCTGCTTGCCACAGATGATTTTGTGGGATGCCTACGACGCCACACAGTTTGGCGGGACCGGGCGAGTGGCCGATTGGCAGTCCGCGGCCCGCTTCGCGGCCAGCGGGGGTTTTACTCCCTTGGTCCTAGCCGGCGGGCTGCGGCCCGATAACGTTGCCGAGGCGATTCGCACGGTCCGCCCCCAGGGCGTAGATACGGCCAGCGGCGTCGAAGTCCGGCCGGGTGTTAAGGACTTTGAGAAAATGCGGTCCTTCGTTGCAGCCGCGCGTGGCGCATTCGACAAGCAACGCGTGGCTGACTAAGATATCGCGGATTGCCGAACAGGCACTTCGCAAGCAAAACTCCCTTTGCATGCCCCTCACAAGGAGTATATCCGTGGCCCAGGTCGACACGCGGTTGCCGTTCAAAGTTGCAGACATGTCGCTGGCCGATTGGGGCCGCAAAGAGATCCAACTGGCCGAGAACGAGATGCCAGGCTTGATGGCGCTGCGCCACAAGTTCGGCAAGTCGAAGCCGCTAGCTGGCGCGCGGATCGCCGGCTGCCTGCACATGACCATCCAGACGGCCGTGCTGATCGAGACGTTGGTCGAGCTCGGCGCGCAGGTCACTTGGAGCAGCTGCAACATTTTCTCGACCCAAGACCACGCAGCCGCGGCCATCGCCAAGGCCGGCGTGCCGGTCTACGCCTGGAAGGGAATGAGCGCCGAGGAGTTCGATTGGTGCATCGAACAGACGTTGATCTTCCCAGACGGTCAGCCGCTGAACCTGATTCTGGACGACGGCGGCGACCTGACATGCATGGTTCACCAGAAGTATCCCGAAATGTTGGCGGCCATCCGTGGCCTGTCGGAAGAGACCACCACGGGAGTTCATCGTCTGTACCAGATGCACGCCCGCGGCGAGTTGAAGGTGCCCGCGATCAATGTCAACGACTCCGTCACGAAGAGCAAGTTCGACAACTTGTACGGCTGCCGCGAATCGCTGGCCGACGGCATCAAGCGGGCCACCGACGTGATGGTGGCGGGCAAGGTCGTCGTCATCGCCGGCTATGGTGACGTGGGCAAGGGTTGTGCCCGGGCCATGCAGTCGCTGGGCGCGCGGGTGATCATTACAGAGATCGACCCAATCAACGCCTTGCAGGCCGCGATGGAAGGTTACGAAGTAACGACCATGGACGACGCCGCCCCACGCGGCAATATCTTTGTCACGGCCACGGGCAACCGTGACGTGATCATGGGCGAGCATATGAAGGTCATGCCCAATGACGCCATCGTGTGCAACATTGGCCACTTCGACCTGGAAATCGACATGGCCTGGCTGAACGGCCAGAAGACCGTCAAAAAGATCGAGATCAAGCCGCAGGTCGACCGTTATACGTTCGCCGATGGGCATTCGATTCTGATCCTGGCCGAAGGCCGTTTGGTGAACTTGGGCTGTGCCACGGGGCACCCGTCATTCGTCATGTCGAACTCGTTCACCAACCAGGTTATGGCCCAATTGGCCCTCTGGACCGAGGCTGATAAGTTCGGCCTGGGCGTGCATGTGCTGCCCAAGAAGCTGGACGAAGAGGTGGCCCGGCTGCACCTGGACAAGCTGGGCGTGAAGCTCACCAAGCTGACGTCGAAGCAGTCCGAGTATATTGGCATCCCGACCGAAGGGCCGTTCAAACCGGACTACTACCGGTACTAAAAGCGAGAGCCGTCCAGGCCAGCATCGGCAACGACAAAGACTTGTCGGGCTGCCGCAAGGGCCCACAGGCGGACCGTTTGACAACTCGCCAGGGCTGCGGGATAACACCCGCAGCCCTGTTTTTTTTGAGCAGGCAAACCACCTTCAGCACGCGAAACCACTCTTTGCTGCCATGCCCGAAATTCAAGCTTTCCGCGGACTGCGTTATGACCTGGGACACGTTGGCTCGTTGAGCGAAGTCATCGCTCCGCCCTATGACGTGATTGGCCCGCAATTGCAGGACCAGCTTTACAAGCGGCATCCGGCCAACGTCGTGCGGTTGATCCTCAACCGGGACGAGCCGGGGGATGATGCGACGACCAGCCGCTACGCGCGGGCGGCCAAGTTCCTGAAGAACTGGCGCAGCGAGGGGATCCTTTCCACCGACCCCGATCCGGCCATCTATGTCTATCACCAGCAGTTCGACTATGCTGGCCGGACGCACACCCGGCGCGGGTTCATGGCCCGGATCAAGCTGCAACGTTTCGGGGAAGGGAACATCTATCCCCACGAAGAAACCATGTCCGGCCCTAAGCAGGACCGCCTGCTGCTGACCCGCGCCTGCAAGGCGAATTTGAGCCAGATATTTGGGCTCTATCCCGATCCGCAGAACGAGACCCAGCAGCTACTCGAAAATGCGATCGTGGCGGTGCCTCCGGTCGAGGCCACGGACCATTTGGGCGTCATTCACCGCATGTGGATGGTGACCGACGTAAACGTGATTTCGGCGGTCACCGCGTCGATCGGCCCGAAGCCGGTATTCATCGCCGACGGCCACCACCGTTACGAGACGGCCTGCAACTACCGCGACGAGTTGGCGGCCGCCGGCACGCTGACCGGCAATCATCCGGCCAACTCGGTGTTGATGATGTGCGTCGGCATGGAGGACCCCGGCATGGTGGTGCTTCCCACGCACCGGCTGTTCCGCGGCCTGCCGGCCATGAAGTCGACCGACCTGATCGCCAAGCTGGGAAATGCCTTTACCACGCGGGTTGCCGGCGAAGGGGGAGACCTGGCACCCACGATTTGGAGCGAGATCGAGGGGGAAGGAGATCAAGGAACGCTGGGCCTGTACGCGGCCGCCGACGACCGTTGGGTGCTGGCCCGAATCACTCCGGCCGGCCGTGAGCGATTGGCCAAAATCGCCCCCGAGCACAGCCAGCCCTGGCGGGACCTGGGCGTCAGCATTCTGCATCGCTTGGTGATCGACACGCTGCTGGCCGGCCCCGACCTGTCAAAGCCCCGCTACGTCCACCTGGTGGACGAGGTGGTCGAAGGGATCGAAACGGGCGAGTTTCCGTTGGCGGTCCTGGTCATGCCGGCCACGGTCGACGACATCCAGACGATCAGCCGGCACCAGGAACGGATGCCGGCCAAGAGCACCTATTTCTATCCCAAGCTGCTCAGCGGGCTGGTAATTAATCCGCTCGAGTAGCGGCCGGCCGCTGCTGGCGTGATTTCACCACAGAGGCACTGAGGCACGGAGATGCCGAGTCTTGTCTCGTGCCGGGGATCTCACGTTTCACGTGAAACAGGTTCGCGATGATTGCGCAGATGGCGTGTTTCACGTGAAACAGTCAGTGCAGGAGTTATGCGCAGTTTCACGTGAAACATCGCGCGTGGTGGAATCTGGACAGCCGGTCCTGATCGCCGTCTCCGCTATTCCGGCGCGGCATTGTCGTATTTAAAAACTCTGTGTCCTCGGTGGCAGAATTCTTACGTCGGCCAGCCTGACCTGGCGACAGGCACGGTTGGGCTATCCCTGGGCGGCGCGTCCCGATTAGAATTCTCCGCCCGGCTATGGATGGTCGGCGCGGCAAGCGAAGGGAGTCGCCCAGGTGAGCCGGATCCTCTGCGTGGCGAATCAGAAGGGGGGCGTCGGCAAGACGACCACCGCCGTGAACCTGGCCGACGCGCTGGCGCGTAGCGGCGCGCGCACACTATTGATCGATCTCGATCCACAGTGCAACGCCACCAGTGGGCTAGGAGTCGAGCCGGCGGAGCGGCATCCATTGGTCTCCACGGCACCCTTGCAAGAGTCGCTGCGCCCCACCTCGACCGCGGGGCTGGAAGTGTTGCCCGGCAGCCGCAACTTCCAAGATATCGAAACACTCAGCAAACACACCGAGAGTCAGGCCGCCACGTTGCGGCAGCACCTGGCGGGTGGGCTGACCGCCTACGACTATGTGCTGATCGATTGTCCCCCGTCGCTTGGCCAACTGACGCGCACTGCCCTGGCCAGCGCCAGCGAGGTGTTGATGCCCATCCAGTGCGAGTACTTCGCCATGGAAGGGCTGGCCCAGATGATCGACGTCATTCGCCAGGTGATGAGCGTTCATCCGCAAAGGCTTCAGTTCGGGGGCATCCTCTTGACGATGTATGACCACACGTTGGACCTGACGCACGAAGTCGACAACGAGGTGCGCGATTTTTTTGGCGAGATCGTATTTCAAACGGTGATCCCCCGCGACGTGGCCGTGGCCGAAGCGCCCAGCCACGGCCAATCGGTGCTGGATTATGCGCCGCGATCGCGAGGGGCCTGGGCTTACGCGGAACTGTGCATGGAGGTACTCGAGCGTGAGTAAAGAACGACGACTTGGACGTGGCCTGGAAGCTTTGCTCGGTCGCCCCTTGGAAAGCTACTCGGCGCGCGAGCCAGCTGCCGACGCCGCAACTCCCGCCGATGCTAGCACTGGCAGCAGCGCAGGCGAACAAGTCTTGGTACCGGTCAGCGTCTACGAGATCGATCGCAATCCTTACCAGCCGCGACATGATTTCAACGACGCCGACATTGACTCGTTGGCCGACAGTATCCAAGAACACGGCATGTTGCAGCCAATCGTGGTCCGCCGGCAAGGCGACCGTTTTCAACTAGTGGCGGGCGAGCGGCGCTTGCGGGCAGCCATCAAGGCCGGCCTGGCGCAGGTGGCTGTGCAGGTCCGCGAAGTCGATGATCGGCAGGCGGCCGAGTTGGCCATCGTCGAGAACCTGCAACGCAAGGATCTCAACCCTTTGGAAAAAGGGGGCTCGTTCCAACAGTATCTAGAGCGCTATGGCTGCACGCAGGAAGAGCTGGCCAAGCGACTGAAGATCGACCGCTCGACGGTGGCGAATCTGATCCGCCTGTTGGAGCTGCCCGAGGATGTGAAGTCCGCACTCCGCGCCGGCACGATCACCCAGGGACACGCGCGGGCGCTATTGCCCCTGTCCAGCGAGCGCGAGCAGATCGAATTATGCCAGCGCATTCAAAAGGAGGGTCTGAGCGTTCGCAGCGTCGAGGACCTGGTGCAACAGACCGTGCAGGCGGACGACGGACAGCACGCGCTGCGCCTGGTGACGGGCGAAGCGGAGGAACGCCCGGCCCGGCGACCACGCAGCCAGCACCTGGCGTCGCTCGAGCAAAAATTCCGCGCGGCTTTGGGCTCGAAGGTGGACGTCCGCGAGTCGTCCAAGGGACGCGGCCGGATCGTAATCCACTTTAAGAACCACGAAGAGTTCGAGCGCCTGAGTAAACAACTGTGCGACGCCAAGAAGGGTGCGCAGAGCCACGTGGGGTAGGTAATTTTCCTGGCGTCGCTATGCCAGTGCCACGGGTCCTCAGTTAACGTTCCGTTGGCTGCGGTGTGTCGCACGCCTGGCATGGAATCGCTCGCAGCATGCATCCCCTCGCGATTGCAGATAGAATAGGTCGCTGTGCGCGCGGTTAATATCCGCTACCGCGACGTGCGAGGGGGACGCATCATGTCACGAAGCGATTGCCGATGGGGCATGGGTTTTGTCGCGCTGGTCGTCGTGGGCGCTGGCGTATGTTTCGCGAACGCGGGCGACGATAAAGCCCTAGCTGGAAAGCCATCGTTCGCCGGTGCCAAAGCCGGCGAGGCGCGCGACGTTGCTGGCATCCAACTTTGCTGGTGCCCGCCGGGCAAGTTCTTAATGGGGAGCCCAGCGACCGAGCCGGAGCGACGTCCGGGCGAAGACCAGGTGGAAGTGACGCTCAGCCACGGTTTCTGGATTGGCAAGTACGAGGTCACTCAGGGCGAGTGGAAACGCGTGGTCGGTGAGTTTCCAGAAAAGCTCACGGCCGGCGAAGGGGACGAGTTTCCGGTCTACAGCGTCAACTTCGCCGAGGCCGAAAAATTCTGCCGCAAGCTCTCTGAGTTGGCCCATGCCTCGGGCGCGCTGCCGCAGGATTGGGAGTTCCGGCTTCCCACTGACGCCCAATGGGAATACGCTTGTCGCGCTGGGACGACAACGGCCACGTCGTTTGGCGATTCCCTCAGCAGCAAGCAAGCCAATTTTCAGGGGAAACCGTACAACGGCGCCGAGACGGGGCCGTCGCTCAAACGGGCTGCGGCGGTCGGGAGCTATCCGGCCAATGCCTGGGGTCTGCACGACATGCACGGCAACATCTTTGAGTGGTGCCGCGATTGGCATCACCTGAAATTGCCTGGCGGCGTGGATCCCGACCTCTACTTGGCACAAACCACGGCGCAGCGCAATCGAACGGGAAGCAAGTCACGGGTCCGTCGCGGCGGCTGCTGGGCCGACGAAGGATGGCCTTGCCGCTCGGCGTTCCGGCTGCGTTTCGAACCGGAACGGCGCGCAGACCACATCGGCTTTCGCGTCGTCGCCGTGCAGTTGTAGCGAGCGCCGCGCCCGGGTCACTGAGGCGGAGATGGAGATTGGGTCGGCTCGACAGTCTTCTTTTCCAGGGCACTCTTCATCGTGGCCAAGCCGCGCTCGAAGCCTTTGCCCAGCACGGCGTCCATGTCTGTGCACAGGCACATCAGCTTGCCGAAAAAATCGTTCGTGCCGGAGAGCTTCCAGGTGACTTTAGTATCCGGTTCGGCCAGTCCGTTGGGCACCGAGGCGAATCGGAACGCCATGCGCGCTTTGCCAGCAAAGGGCCTGATGAATTCCTGATCGACATCGACCGAGTCGTTCGGTTCCGATTCGACAATGGTCAAGCTCCCCGCGCCAATCTGTTCGTTGCCATCCCAGGTGAAGCTGGCCCCCTTGCCGGCCGAGGGGGTCGAGATGGTGGACTTTGCATTGGGATCGAGATCTTTCCAGGGACTCCAGGCGTCCCATTTTTGCAGATCGTTGACGCTGTCGAAGACCGCGGCCGGCGGCGCGGCGATCGTCGTCGATCGCTCGACCGAAAAATCGCTCGGTTGCACGCTGACGTAGATCACGAACAGGACGATGATGGCACAAAGTGCCACGAACGACAGCAGAATCTTTTTCCACATGAACCGACGGTCTCCCGAATCAATAGGTGCCAAAAGCCTGGGGCCAATCTACCCTGTCGTCCCGCCAGCGCCAGGGCATCGCGATCGCCGCGTCGTCTATATATCTAGAGGATATTCATCCACAGGTTTCACAGATTACGCGGAAAAATTCAGTGCTGTAACATCTTGGGCCGGTGCGTATAGCGCTTCGTACTCTCGCCCGAGGCGTGATGGGTTCATGTGGTCTGGTCTTATGATTTTGCGGCGGTTGCGGGAAACAGTTTCTCAATCCATGTTTGCCAGTGTGGTCCTTCATGGCGGGCGATTTCGGTCGCTTGGGCGCCGTAATAATAGCAGCTGACTTGTACGTAGACGGTCTCGCCGACCGTATTGACGATCAGTGAACAGGTTCCGGTCGTCGGCTCGTCGAGTCGCACCAGGGCGTAAAAATGATTTTTGCCGGCGCCCGTTTCTTGTACGATCCCGGCCGCGCGCGGCGCGTCGGCCGGCGCCCTCCAACGTTCTCCCGATTGTGCGCGGGTCAGGCCGAACGATTCGGTGAGCGTTTTCCACGCCTGCGATCGCGGGCCGGCGGCGACCGCCACTAGTGGTACGATCGCGCAGGACTGACCCGAGAAATGCGATAGATAGAGCCGCAAAATGCGGAAAAACGTCGGCCAGCCCTCTTCGACGTTTTCGAGTTGATCGTCCCAGTCGTCGCTGCTGGCGAAGAGGCTATGTACGACCCGGACGAGGCACACGCCCCCTGCGCGGGCTTCGACGAACCACTGCGTGGCCAATGCCGGCGCGCTTGGTCCCAGGTCCTGGCTGTCGGCGGCAAATTGCTCGGGCGGTTGCCAGGCGGTGATCGTGGCCAGTGAATCGAGATCCGGGCCGAAGTGTCCGACGACCTTGCCGCCGACGCGGCCTTGGACTTCGCTGGGTACGAACCAGGACGAGATGCCCGGCCCGGTCGCGATCGCCTGCCAAACTTGCTCGGGCGTGCCGGGGACTTCGATTTCGACTTGAACGGAACGACGCCCCGACGGTTCTTTGTGCAGGCTCATGACTGTTTCTCCTGCGGCAGTTTATTAGGAAGAGGATGCGCGACGACAATCAATCGATGGGCGCGACCGCCGGCGGACGACGCATCGTGGTAGCGCGCTACAAGTGTTGTCATGGTGGTGGTCAGATCGCGAGTGAAGGCGGCGCGCTCGGCGGCGCTGCGAAAGCGGATCTCGGTATCGATCGAGAGAGTCGCCAGGCGCTTGTTGGTCTCGCGCGCCCGCGCGATCAGGGCGCCGACTTCGCGCACGACCCGCGCCGCAAGCGCGATCAGATAACCGGCCGAGAGGCGATCGACGATACGACCGGGTTCGGTGGCCACTGGCCCCAGGGCCGTGGGCGAGACGAGATACGACGAGGCCGTGGCCACCAGCAATCGCTCGGTAAGACCTCCCCACTTGCGTTTTTCGGCCACGCGGACCAGGCCATGAGCTTCGAGCGTGCGCAAGTGGTAGTTGATCTTTTGACGCGCGATGCCGACGCGCGTGGCGAGCGTGGCCGCCGAGGCTGGCGTGCCCAGTTCGGCAAGCAGGCGTCCGCGGGTGGGGTCCAAGGCGGCCGACGCGGCGACCGGGTCGTCGATGATCTGCACGTCAAGCATGAGAGCGTTTGTCATGCCCCCAGTCTGCCATTGACAAATTTATTTGTCAACAAAGAAACGCTTATTCCGGCGGCTTTGTTCGAAAATCGTAGTGCCACAGAGTTGCGAAGCGCTGCTCGATTGTCGTGTTCTTTATCTGCGAGATTTGCGTCCTCTGTGGATCGAACTTGTGAGTGCAGCAGGGCAGGGCCTAGTCGCGAGCATTATGCTTGACATATTCCCATGCAGGAATAGACTTCGGAGATGCCACGAGCCGCCACCACCGCCGATGTGTTCAATGCCATTGCCGAGCCGCGCCGCCGCGAGATCATCGACCTGCTACGCAGCGGTCGCAGGCACGCCGTCGGCGATCTGGTGACGCGTTTGCAGATTCCGCAACCGGCCGTGTCGAAGCATCTCGGTGTGCTCCGCAAAGTTGGCATCGTGTCGGTGACCAAGCAGGGCCAGCAACGGCTCTATCAGCTCAACGCCAAGGAACTGAAACCCGTGCACGATTGGGTCAAGACGTACGAACGATTCTGGACGCACCAGCTCTCGCGCATCAAGCAAGCGGCTGAACGGAAAGCGCGCGAGTGATCGCGCGAACTTTTGAAAGCACCAAAGTCTCCTAGAGCATAATCATGGCAACGGTCGCTACCGAGCTGGGCATTTCATCGCTGGAAATCGTCCGCGACGAGATTATCTCTGCCCCAATCGAGATCGTGTTCGAAACGCTGCTCGAACACCTGGGTCCGCACATGGAGACCGGCCCAGGCAATGCGCTGCCGATGAAGCTCGAGGCGTGGCCCAGCGGGCGCTGGTATCGCGACCTGGGGAACAACGCGGGGCACTTTTGGGGTCATGTGCAAGTGATCAAGCCGCCCACGTTGCTAGAGATTTGCGGTCCCCTGTGCATGTCGTCCACGGCGATCAACCACGTGCAATACCGATTGACGCAGGAACCTGCGACGACGCGTCTGTCGTTCGTCCATCGAGCCATTGGAAACATCGCGGCCGATCATCGCGAAGGCATGCCTGACGGTTGGGCGCATAATCTGGCGAACATGCGGGCCGCGGCCGAGCGGCGAGCGCAAGCCGGCGGCTGACGCACCACGCCGAACGGCGTCCAGGCAATGTGCCCTCGGGCATGTGAACTGCGCGATCAAGCATCAAGCAGAGAAAAAAATATTCTTCGACGGCCACGTTGACAGAAAGCCATTGGGCATGTAGTTTACCAATCAGTTAAGTAACCAGTCGGTTAAATACAGATGCAGTCCGATCATCTCAGCACGACGTTTGCGGCCCTGGCCGACCCAACGCGGCGGGCCATTCTGGCACGGCTGTCGACGGGGGAATCCTCGGTGACCGAGCTTGCCAAGCCGTTCGAGATGACGCTGCCGGCGATCTCTAAGCACTTAAAAGTGCTGGAACGCGCCGGGCTGGTGGCGCGCGGTCGCGAGGCTCAGTGGCGCCCGTGCCGGCTCGAAGCGGCGCGGCTGAAGGAGGTGGCCGAGTGGGTTGAGCATTATCGCCGCCATTGGGAAGAAAGATTCGACCGTCTCGACGAATACCTGCAAGAGCTGCAAAAGAAGGCAAAGAAACATGGTCGCAAAAAATAATCCTGCCAACGCCGAGGTGCCCGAGCTGGTGCTGACGCGAGTTTTTGACGCGCCGCGGGCGCTAGTCTTCGAAGTCTGGACCGATCCGCAGCATGTGGCCGCGTGGTGGGGGCCGCACGGATTCACCAATCCCGTGTGTGAATTGGACGTACGGACTGGCGGCAAAATGCGGATCGACATGCGCGGCCCCGACGGCACCGTATATCCATCGCTGGGCGAGTTCGACGAGATTATCGAGCCTGAGCGGATCGTATTTCGTAGCGGTGTATCGGATGGGCAGGGGGGCTGGTTGTTCGAGATCTTGAACACCGTGACGTTTGCCGAGCACGGCGGCAAAACGACGCTGACCCTGCGGGCGCGCGTCCTGAACGCGAAAGACGGCGCGGCGCCGTATCTGTCGGGCATGAACGAAGGGTGGTCGCAATCCCTCGAGCGTTTGGCGGCACACGTGGCAACCGCGTATAGCCGAAGCCTGGCAAACGTCCCCGCTGCGGCTGCCGGCACGGATGGCGCCAACGAAACGGATCGCGAAATCGTGCTCACGCGCGTGATCAACGCGCCGCGCGACCTGGTTTACGAGGCTTGGACCGATCCCCAGCACGTGGCGCAATGGTGGGGACCAGACGGCTTTAAAACGACGGTCCATGAGATGACGGTCCGCCCCGGCGGCGTGTGGCGATTCACCATGCACGGCCCGGACGGTACGGACTATCACGACAAGGTTGTATACAGCAAGGTCGTGAAACCCACGCGGTTAGAGTATTCGCACGGATCGGATGACGATTCTGGGTCCCCCCATTTTCAGGTGACGGTGACTTTCGACGAGCAAGGGGCGACGACGCGCGTTACGCTGCGGACGCTCTTCCTGACCCGTGAACAACGCGATTACACGATCGGCTTTGGAGCTGTGGAACTTGGCCATCAGACGCTCGCGCATCTCGAAGAGCATGTGGCGCGGATGAAAAATCAAGCGGCAAAGAGCTGAGACGCCAGAATTCCAGAAAACCAATTCTAGAGGGATGGCGGGCCGAGTTTGGGACGAAACGCGATGATGGGCGGCAAGCGTCCTGATATGTTTATTCACAACCGCAGCACGGGAGACACACCATGCAGATCAGTCCGTATTTGAACTTCGATGGTCGTTGCGACGAGGCGATCGAGTTTTATCGCAAAGCGATCGGCGCCGAAGTAACCATGCTGATGCGTTTCAAGGACAGCCCTATGGCGGCCGAGCCCGGCATGCTGACGCCTGGATCGGAAAACAAGGTGATGCATGCCAGCCTGAAAATCGGCGAATCCGATGTTATGGCTTCCGACGGCCGCTGCCAGGGTAAGGGGGGATTTCAGGGAGTAACGCTGTCGTTGAGCGTCGCGACCGACGCCGAGGCCGAGCGGTTGTTCAACGCGCTGGCCGACGGCGGACAAGTGCAGATGCCGCTGGCCAAGACGTTTTTCTCGCCACTATTCGGCATGCTGGCCGACCGGTTTGGCGTGGCTTGGATGGTGCTGGTGCGGCAGTAAAGAAAATATGAGCTAGCGAGCAGCATCTGCGCTACGGCCGATGCGCGCTACTGATGGATCGTCGTTCATTGATTATTGATCGTCGATCATCGAGAAACGGTCATCGGTCAAAGTTCGTGACTTAAAACCCTCTCCACTTGCGGGAGGGGGCAGGGTTAGGGGCAATCACTTCGAAACTTTATTGCAAAGGCGCATGGCGATGTGGATAAAAATCCTCGCTGGCGTGGTTCTGGTCATCGTGTTGTTCATCGTCGTGGTGGCGTTGCAGCCGTCGTCGTTTCACATCGCTCGGTCAGCGAGCATCGCGGCGCCGCCGCAGGTGGCCTTCGAGCAGGTGAACGTGATCCGGAACTGGGAGCCCTGGAATCCGTGGCTGAAACTCGACCCGAATGTGAAAACGACCTACGAGGGTCCTGCCGAGGGAAAAGGTGCGATCTCGCGTTGGGTGGGTGATAAGAATGTGGGCGAAGGGAGCATGACGATCATCGAGAGCCGGCCCGACGAATTGGTGCGGCTGCGTCTCGATTTTCTCAAACCCTACGAATCGACCTGCACCGCGGAATTCGCCTTTCAGCCTGAAGGGGATCACACCATGGTGACCTGGAGCATGGATGGCGAGAAGAACTTCGTCACTAAGATGATCGGACTGTTCATGGGCATGGACAAAATGATCGGCGAGCAGTTCGCCAAGGGGCTCACGGACATGAACGCCACGGTCGCGGCGAAAGAAAAGCAGTAGCGGCGTTGCCAGACGCAGTCTACCGGCTGTCCGAAAACCTGGCGCGCATGTGAACTCATTCCTGCGAAAGGACAAACGATGGCGACCGTGAACAAGAAATTGATGTGGGCCGGCTGGGTGGTTTCCGGCCTGGTGACGCTGCTAATGCTGTTTAGCGCCTCGGGCAAGCTGACTGCTTCGGAGGAACTGACCAAGGACTTTGTCGAGAAGCACGGTTACCCGGCGACCGTGCTAGTTCCGCTGGCCATTACCGAACTGGTTTGCGTGGTGTTGTACGTCGTGCCGCAAACCGCGGTCCTGGGGGCGATTTTGCTTACCGGATATCTGGGAGGCGCGGTGGCGACGCACGTCCGCGCCCAAGAAAACTTCGCACCGGCCGTGATTGCCGGCGTGTTGGTGTGGCTAGCGCTTTACCTGCGCGAGCCACGTGTTCGCGCCCTGGCGCCGCTGCGGCAGGTAACGCCCCCCGTTGCATGAGCGGGGAGAACATCGCCCGAGACCAGCGAACGAAGCAATCACCCGCGGCATCCTCTCAAAGCTCCGCAAGGAATTCTCTATGAGCAAACTACGAGTGTTGGTGGGCACGCGCAAAGGAGCGTTTGTGCTGACGGCCGACGGCACGCGCAAGCGGTGGAGCGTCAGCGGCCCGCACTTTGCCGGCTGGGAGGTCTATCATCTGAAAGCCTCGCCCGTGAACCCGGACCGCATATATGCTTCGCAATCGAGCGGCTGGTTTGGCCAGATCATTCAACGTTCGGACGACGGCGGGCAGAGTTGGGCGCCGGTCGGCAACAAGTTTGCCTACGACGGCGTGCCCGGCACGCATCAATGGTACGACGGTACGCAGCATCCGTGGGAGTTTGCGCGGGTCTGGCACCTGGAGCCATCGCTCAGCGAAGCGGAATCGGTTTATGCCGGCGCGGAAGACGCGGCGTTAT comes from Pirellulales bacterium and encodes:
- a CDS encoding formylglycine-generating enzyme family protein; translation: MSRSDCRWGMGFVALVVVGAGVCFANAGDDKALAGKPSFAGAKAGEARDVAGIQLCWCPPGKFLMGSPATEPERRPGEDQVEVTLSHGFWIGKYEVTQGEWKRVVGEFPEKLTAGEGDEFPVYSVNFAEAEKFCRKLSELAHASGALPQDWEFRLPTDAQWEYACRAGTTTATSFGDSLSSKQANFQGKPYNGAETGPSLKRAAAVGSYPANAWGLHDMHGNIFEWCRDWHHLKLPGGVDPDLYLAQTTAQRNRTGSKSRVRRGGCWADEGWPCRSAFRLRFEPERRADHIGFRVVAVQL
- a CDS encoding ParB/RepB/Spo0J family partition protein; translation: MSKERRLGRGLEALLGRPLESYSAREPAADAATPADASTGSSAGEQVLVPVSVYEIDRNPYQPRHDFNDADIDSLADSIQEHGMLQPIVVRRQGDRFQLVAGERRLRAAIKAGLAQVAVQVREVDDRQAAELAIVENLQRKDLNPLEKGGSFQQYLERYGCTQEELAKRLKIDRSTVANLIRLLELPEDVKSALRAGTITQGHARALLPLSSEREQIELCQRIQKEGLSVRSVEDLVQQTVQADDGQHALRLVTGEAEERPARRPRSQHLASLEQKFRAALGSKVDVRESSKGRGRIVIHFKNHEEFERLSKQLCDAKKGAQSHVG
- a CDS encoding DUF1015 domain-containing protein encodes the protein MPEIQAFRGLRYDLGHVGSLSEVIAPPYDVIGPQLQDQLYKRHPANVVRLILNRDEPGDDATTSRYARAAKFLKNWRSEGILSTDPDPAIYVYHQQFDYAGRTHTRRGFMARIKLQRFGEGNIYPHEETMSGPKQDRLLLTRACKANLSQIFGLYPDPQNETQQLLENAIVAVPPVEATDHLGVIHRMWMVTDVNVISAVTASIGPKPVFIADGHHRYETACNYRDELAAAGTLTGNHPANSVLMMCVGMEDPGMVVLPTHRLFRGLPAMKSTDLIAKLGNAFTTRVAGEGGDLAPTIWSEIEGEGDQGTLGLYAAADDRWVLARITPAGRERLAKIAPEHSQPWRDLGVSILHRLVIDTLLAGPDLSKPRYVHLVDEVVEGIETGEFPLAVLVMPATVDDIQTISRHQERMPAKSTYFYPKLLSGLVINPLE
- the ahcY gene encoding adenosylhomocysteinase: MAQVDTRLPFKVADMSLADWGRKEIQLAENEMPGLMALRHKFGKSKPLAGARIAGCLHMTIQTAVLIETLVELGAQVTWSSCNIFSTQDHAAAAIAKAGVPVYAWKGMSAEEFDWCIEQTLIFPDGQPLNLILDDGGDLTCMVHQKYPEMLAAIRGLSEETTTGVHRLYQMHARGELKVPAINVNDSVTKSKFDNLYGCRESLADGIKRATDVMVAGKVVVIAGYGDVGKGCARAMQSLGARVIITEIDPINALQAAMEGYEVTTMDDAAPRGNIFVTATGNRDVIMGEHMKVMPNDAIVCNIGHFDLEIDMAWLNGQKTVKKIEIKPQVDRYTFADGHSILILAEGRLVNLGCATGHPSFVMSNSFTNQVMAQLALWTEADKFGLGVHVLPKKLDEEVARLHLDKLGVKLTKLTSKQSEYIGIPTEGPFKPDYYRY
- a CDS encoding phosphoribosylanthranilate isomerase; this translates as MFRIKICGITRPEDATAAIDAGADAIGLNFYRASSRFVEVGAAKKIMDVIRGRVLAVGVFVDAPPEEVHAITNELRLELVQLSGNETANQVSELKAQLGQTPIMQAVRVGPQGDHEVLAHLAACRDLGCLPQMILWDAYDATQFGGTGRVADWQSAARFAASGGFTPLVLAGGLRPDNVAEAIRTVRPQGVDTASGVEVRPGVKDFEKMRSFVAAARGAFDKQRVAD
- a CDS encoding ParA family protein yields the protein MSRILCVANQKGGVGKTTTAVNLADALARSGARTLLIDLDPQCNATSGLGVEPAERHPLVSTAPLQESLRPTSTAGLEVLPGSRNFQDIETLSKHTESQAATLRQHLAGGLTAYDYVLIDCPPSLGQLTRTALASASEVLMPIQCEYFAMEGLAQMIDVIRQVMSVHPQRLQFGGILLTMYDHTLDLTHEVDNEVRDFFGEIVFQTVIPRDVAVAEAPSHGQSVLDYAPRSRGAWAYAELCMEVLERE